CGAAGCGTTTGGCCTCAGCCGACGCGGAATCGGAGGTGCGTTCACTTGGCGTCGCATTGAACAAGAAATACTCGACGCCATTCCTTCCGCTCCTCATTGCGCTTTTCACGGCACCTTTCGCCCTTTCGTTGAATCGTCGCGGAAAGGTCCTTACCGTTGGACTCGCGGTAGCCGTGTGGCTGGTCTATATGGCGGTCGCAAGCGGTTTTGAGCAATCCGCGTTGGGTGGAAGCCTGCCGCCGGCGGTCGCCGTTTGGATTCCTCTCGCGTTGTTCTCGGCACTTGGGATCTACCTTCTGACGAAAGTACGGACGTGAAGCAGTGCAGAGTGCAAAGTGCAATGCAGTGCAGAGTGCAATGCAGTGCATAGTGCAAAGTGCAATGCAGTGCATAGTGCAAAGTGCAATGCAGTGCAGAGTGCAAAGTTCAAAGTGCATAGTGAATCGGCTTTAGACCGTCTTCCACTATGCACTTTCCACTATGCACTTTCCACTATGCACTATGCACTATGCACTTTCCACTATGCACTATGCACTGAATTGCACTATGCACTGATCTAGGTTCCCGTTTCCCAGCTCGACATATACTCGAGCATTTCCGGTGTCAGGGTATCTATCGAAATTCCGAGCGAACGGAGTTTCAAAGACGCGATCTCCTGATCCACTTCCGAAGGCAGAACGTGAACGCCGGCCCCGAGGATGCCCTGATTCTTGACAAGGTATTCGGCCGAAAGCGCTTGGTTGGCGAACGACATATCCATCACACTCGCCGGATGGCCCTCCGCCGCTGCAAGGTTGATCAGTCGGCCTTCGCCAAGAACGATGACGCTCTTTGATCCGTCCTTGAAGCGATACTCTTCGACGAACGGCCGGCGTTTGGCAACCGGTTCGCACATATCACGGAGCGAGTCGAGGTTGAGTTCGAGGTCAAAGTGGCCGCTGTTGCAGACGATCGCGCCGTCTTTCATCGCCTCAAAATGTTCGCGGTCGATGACGTGGCGGTTCCCGGTGACGGTCACGAAGAAGTCGCCAACCTTGGCGGCTTCCGACATCGGCAGCACGCGCATTCCGTCCATCACCGCTTCGATCGCCTTGATCGGGTCGACTTCGGTGACGACGACATTCGCGCCCATTCCGCGGGCGCGCATCGCGCAGCCTTTTCCGCACCAGCCGTAGCCGACGACGACGAACGTTTTGCCGGCGAGCAGAATATTGGTCGCGCGGATGATCCCGTCGAGCGTCGACTGGCCGGTACCGTAGCGGTTGTCAAAGAAATGCTTGGTCTGCGCGTCGTTGACGGCGATCGACGGGAAGTTAAGCACTCCTGCCTTGACCATCGCGTTCAAACGGACGATTCCGGTGGTCGTCTCTTCGGTGGTTCCGATGATCGTTTTCGACAGTTCCGGTTTTTCCTTGAGCATCGTCGCGACGACGTCCGAGCCGTCGTCAATGATGATGTTCGGGTTCGAATCGAGCGCCATACGGACGTGCCTCATATAGGTATCGGTCGATTCGCCCTTGATGGCGAAAACCGGAATTCCCCAATCGGCGACGAGCGAAGCCGCGACGTCGTCCTGGGTTGACAGCGGGTTGGACGCGATCAGAATCGCTTCCGCGCCGCCGGCTTGCAGCGTGCGCGCAAGATTTGCCGTTTCGGTGGTGATGTGCGCGCAGGCGACGAGCTTAATGCCGGCGAGCGGCTTCTCAGCTTCAAAGCGCTCGCGGATCAAGCGCAGAACGGGCATCTCCCGGTCCGCCCATTCGATTCTTTGTTTGCCCTGCGGAGCAAGGCTGATGTCTTTGATATCGTATTCCATTGATATTCCTTCTTGTGCCATAACGGATTTTAGATTTTAGATTTTAGATTCTAGATTTTAGATTTCGGATTTCGGATTTCGGATTTAGGATTTCGGATTTCGGATTTCGGAATTGAGTCTGCTGTTGTTTGTTGCGAAAAAGGCAGAGACCATATCTCTGCCTCAGGAAAACAATCGCAAATCGAAAATCCAAAATCGCAAATGACTAGACTCCCGACGCCGCTCCGAGGGCGTCCGTCCTCAACTTCTCGGCCTTATCGGTCACTTCCCACGTGAATTCGTTGTCGGTTCTTCCGAAATGGCCGAATTTCGCGGTCTGTTTGTAGATCGGGCGACGCAGCTGGAGCGCCTCGATGATGTCGCTCGGCGTCAGCTTGAAATTGTTGCGGACGATCTCCGAAAGCTTTTCGTCTTCGACCCGCCCCGTTCCGTGCGTGTCTACGAGAACCGAAACAGGTTCCGCCACCCCGATCGCGTATGCCAGCTGGACCGTGCATTTTTCGGCGAGTCCGGCGGCGACGATGTTCTTCGCAATGTAGCGCGCCATGTAAGCCGCCGAACGGTCGACCTTCGTCGGATCCTTGCCCGAAAACGCGCCGCCCCCGTGCGGTGCGTAGCCGCCGTAGGTGTCAACGATGATCTTGCGTCCGGTCAGTCCGGCGTCACCCATCGGGCCGCCGACGACGAAACGTCCGGTCGGATTGATGTGATATTTCGTATTTTCGTCAAGCAGTTCCGGCGCGACGGTTGTCTTTATGATCTTCTCCATAACGTCAGCCCGAAGTTGCTCGGTCGTCACGTCATCGGAATGCTGGGACGAAATGACAACCGCCTCGCAGCGGAACGGTCGTCCGTCACGATACTCGATCGTCACCTGGGATTTTCCATCCGGCCGAAGATACGGGAGTTCCCCCGAACGGCGCGAATCCGACAAGCGCTTCGTCAGATTATGAGCGAGTTGGATCGGAAGCGGCATCAGTTCCGGAGTTTCGTTGCACGCAAACCCGAACATAAGTCCCTGGTCGCCGGCGCCGCCGGTATCGACGCCCTGCGAAATGTCCGGCGACTGCGTTCCGACGGCGTCGATGACGCTCAAGGTGTTGCAGTCGTAACCGTACGACGCATCGTTGTAGCCGATGTCGTCGATCGTGTCGCGGACGATCTTCTTGTAATTGACAGACGCATTCGTCGTGATC
The DNA window shown above is from Acidobacteriota bacterium and carries:
- a CDS encoding methionine adenosyltransferase, with the protein product MSNANFLFTSESVTEGHPDKIADQISDAVLDAILEQDPMGRVACETLVTTGLAVIAGEITTNASVNYKKIVRDTIDDIGYNDASYGYDCNTLSVIDAVGTQSPDISQGVDTGGAGDQGLMFGFACNETPELMPLPIQLAHNLTKRLSDSRRSGELPYLRPDGKSQVTIEYRDGRPFRCEAVVISSQHSDDVTTEQLRADVMEKIIKTTVAPELLDENTKYHINPTGRFVVGGPMGDAGLTGRKIIVDTYGGYAPHGGGAFSGKDPTKVDRSAAYMARYIAKNIVAAGLAEKCTVQLAYAIGVAEPVSVLVDTHGTGRVEDEKLSEIVRNNFKLTPSDIIEALQLRRPIYKQTAKFGHFGRTDNEFTWEVTDKAEKLRTDALGAASGV
- a CDS encoding adenosylhomocysteinase, producing the protein MAQEGISMEYDIKDISLAPQGKQRIEWADREMPVLRLIRERFEAEKPLAGIKLVACAHITTETANLARTLQAGGAEAILIASNPLSTQDDVAASLVADWGIPVFAIKGESTDTYMRHVRMALDSNPNIIIDDGSDVVATMLKEKPELSKTIIGTTEETTTGIVRLNAMVKAGVLNFPSIAVNDAQTKHFFDNRYGTGQSTLDGIIRATNILLAGKTFVVVGYGWCGKGCAMRARGMGANVVVTEVDPIKAIEAVMDGMRVLPMSEAAKVGDFFVTVTGNRHVIDREHFEAMKDGAIVCNSGHFDLELNLDSLRDMCEPVAKRRPFVEEYRFKDGSKSVIVLGEGRLINLAAAEGHPASVMDMSFANQALSAEYLVKNQGILGAGVHVLPSEVDQEIASLKLRSLGISIDTLTPEMLEYMSSWETGT